One Oncorhynchus mykiss isolate Arlee chromosome 25, USDA_OmykA_1.1, whole genome shotgun sequence genomic window, GATAGCATCAAGTGCACCCTTCACAGATCTCTGTAAAGAGAAGGGTGCTGAACGAAGACATCAGGAGCAGCTACATTTATCAGATTTTCAGGAGAGATTCAGGCTCGTCGGGTATAGTAGGTGTGGTTTAAGAAGTGTTGAATTAAACATCTGGTGGGAAATTAAAATATTCCCATTTGTCACCTTTCCTTGGCCTGCGTCATAGGCTACAACCAATCTATATCCTTGCTACAACACACCATGTTGGTTTCTAGTTCACATTTTTCTAAGGAGTCTGCACATCTGTGGTTTGCTATTACAAATGTTTGAGACATCAAGTAAAATTGTAAAAATTAAAGTAAAAAGTACTGATATGACATTGGAAATGACAAAATTACCACATAAAGCTGTATGATTACGATTTATTTCCGTTTGAAAATATACCCATAAATTTATCATATGAAAACATTTATACAACCTTTAACATTGTATCACACATATTGACACGCACATCCCTGCATTTACAAAGAGTTGCCCTTAATACAtccttaatatatatatatattttttttacagttaaAACATATCAACAAAAACACCACAACCTTCAAATGTCATCAATTAAATACCCAGAAACCCCTTTTAGCCCATGGGAGGCCTCAGGACATGCCAGCTTGAAGCATTGGGATAAAGAAATTAAGAGgggatacaatacaacacataacTCAACAGGGCTGAGATTTGTCCTGTTCCAAGGGGGACATTGGTCAGTAAATCTTTGCTATTGTGTCTAGTCTTGTCACTGACCGTTTTTTTATGTTACATCAGGGGAATTTGCTGACAGGAAAATCTGCCATTGATTTACAAGGTAATAAAAGGGGATTTAACATACAAATTTTATCACCTGTGGTCTTTTTCCAAGCAATAACCAACATTTTCAGCTGCTACTATTTCTTCAGCAAGACGTTGTCTTGTGTTTTTCTAGTGATTTGAGCTGAAATCCCACTTAAAGTTGTAAATATCGTGTGTATAAATGTTCCTTGAGTTGAAGGTTGATTTGCTAAAATCCCTCTATGCCTATCTTGAGGTGGTACAAAGGGAAACAATGACCTAGTTGAAAATATATGCAACAGGTCTCTTGGATAATGTTTGGAGGGATTTGCATGTGCATACAAACATACGTTATTTTACTGAACAGTGACAATACTGTTGTTACAATGAATTAACAAATACAAAGGCAGGTCAAACAACTTTGGACCCTATTATCCTGGATGATTACCCTGTCACACAACAAAGGCAGTACACatacacgcacgcgcacacacactcacacctgcAGCTCAGATGGTTATTAGACACAATTTACTCCAGACATGGCAGAGCAATGATAGCTCCACTGTCATCGCAACTTCTCCCGTCGCTCCAAGAGACTTCCTTTCTCACCTTGGTGTCACGCGAGTCTACAACATCATTAGTCATTACATCACCATCTAGAACATGCCCAGCGGTGTATCACTGCATCACTGTCATATTGATATGTGGATTGTATAGTATTATATCCAGTGTATTGTATGATTACATCATTTTATATAAACACGTCCACAGTATCATTGATAACTTTTCTATCAACATGTCCACTGAATCACTAGATCATCTTCATATCAACACCACTACATCGGTACATCACTTCCATTTTCACGACTCCACTGTATCAAATAAATATTTGCAAATGAGATGCACTGTATTTTGTTTGTTACTATCACATGAGTTGGTCCGTTTGTTCAATTAAATCATTTTCATGTTGACTCGTCTGGGCCCGCTTGTCTCAGTTGCCTCAGCTGCTGTCCCGTTCGATTTGCGGGGAACGTACTCCATGTCAAAGTTGCTCTTGTGCCTTCCCTTCCCACGACTCCATGCAAACAGGAGCAGGAAACAGAAAATGACCACGCCCAGGAAGGACAGGCAGCCCATTGCTGTGGAGATGATGATGGTCTTCAGGTCTATGGGGTTTGTCATATTGTACAGGACGGTCCCGTTGGCCCAGGTCCCGTTGGAGTCTGCCAAGAGTCCAATCTTGTTGGCGTAGAGCAATGTGTCGCTGATGCCCAGGCTCTTCACTGCCAGCGAGGCCGACAGGCTGGCGTTGCCCGCCGCATTGCTGGCCACACACAGGTACACGCCACTATCGTGCAGCTCTGCAGCCTTGATCTCCAGGGTGCCGTCGGTATGGACCGTCACTCTACCGGTGCTTTTCACTGTGACATACTGTCTGTGTGGCGTCACCCAGGCCATGGAGGGCCGAGGAGCCCCGTCTGCAATGCAGTTGAGCCGAACAGGCTTCCCCTCATCTGCCAGCAGCAGCTGGGTGGTGTTGGGCCCAATCCGGGGCTTGGTGCAGATCACATACCGTGTCACCAGTGGCTCCTTGAGGTCCAGCAGGGGTTTCCCACGGAGGCGCTCAGGGGCACTGCACTCGGGCTGGGGGTCAGGGAGCTGCAGAAAGGGTGGTTTCCGGCCACTCAGCAGCCATAGGAGCCGGCAGTCGCACACCAGTGGGTTCCCCCCTATGAGCAGCGTCTGCAGGCTGTCAGGGGACTTGAACACAGCTCGCTCCACTGAGTCCAGCTGATTGTGGGACACGTCCAACACATGTAGTGCTGGGAGGCCCAGGAAGGCCAGGGGTTCAATGTAAACCAGTTGAGCTCCTCGCAGGTGCAACTCCTGCAGTCGCGGAAGCTGGTCTAGCACCCCTTGCTGGATGTGCTGGATGTGGCAGAAGGACAGGTTGAGGTGCGTGAGGTAGGGCAGGTTGCGTAGAGCATGGCCGGGGAAGGAAGACAAGTTGGTATTGGTGACAGAGAGCGTGGTGAGGTTGAGGCTGTGTAGTGACAGAGCGGGTAAGACTTCCAACCAGGGCCAGTAGTCGATCTCCAGGTGGCGAAGACGGGGAAGTCTCTTGAAGGAATAGGGCTTCAGGGTGCCGATGCCCAAGTGGCGCAGGCGGAGCTCCACCAGGCTGTGCAGGTGACCCAGGGCGTCGGTGGGCACCACAGTCAGGTTGCAGCGCTCCAGGGTGAGGCTCTGTAGGCCCAGCAGGCCAGTGAAGGCCCTCTGGGAGATGAACACCAGCTCATTGTCGCCTACCTCCAGGGACATCAGCCTCCGAAGGTCCTGGAAGCCATGGTCCAGCAGCACCACCAGCCTGTTGTGGCTGAGGTCCAGACTTGTGAGGTTGGCCAGGCCGGAGAGCACGCCGGCAGGGACCAGCTGGAGGAGGTTGCTGTGGAAGTTCAGCGAGCGCAGGGAGAGCTGAAATTTGAAGGAGCCCGGTTCGACCACGCCAATCAGGTTATCGCTGAGGTCCAGATCCTCCAGTTGTAGGAAGGAGGAGAAGTTGTCTGGGGTGATGCTCCGCAGCTTGTTCTTGCTCAGGTCCAGAAGCCGGGTCTCGATGGGGATGCCCTCAGGGATGGTGGGCAGGCGCTTGCGATGGCAGCTGACTGACTTGGTCTGGGCGGAGCAATCACAGCGGGCAGGGCAGCCCATGGCGCAGCTAGCCAGCAGTAGCAGCAGAGCCCCACCCAGAAGAGGGTGGCAGTGGTACAGGGCGGAGCGCCGCATAACTTTTACCCACGCTGCCCTCTGTTACGACACAGCTTCGTATCCATGCAGACCACCATCACTGTATAGCCCtgcaacacaaaaacacacacagggaggagTGCATTAGAATACCTAACATGAATTATCCTGCAAAATAGCACTGTTAGTTATACAAAGCTTTACTGCCAACAAAGCTTTACCCTGATGCTATCTTTCCCCCACCATGCATCACTCTGTTTTCcatttcttgctctctctccgtCCTTTCTCAACCTTTCTTTCCCATCACACTATCCTCACTTTTCTTCTTTTATGAGCAGTATTTTTTTCTGCCAAAAGGAATTAAACTtaaatttaaatcaaatcaaacttaattTAAAGTGCATTAAAACACCAATACACTTTACGGAAAATGGGCAATAACATTGAGctgcaccagctgtcagagcagctcacagattactgcacctgtacatagcccatatataatttagcccaaacaactacttctttccctactgtatatattttatttatttattttgctcctttgcaccccattatttttatttctactttgcacattcttccattgcaaatctaccattccagtgttttacttgctatattgtatttactttgccaccatggccttttttttgcctttacctcccttatctcacctcatttgcttacatcgtatatagacttgtttctactgtattattgactgtatgtttgttttactccatgtgtaactctgtgtcgttgtatgtgtcaaactgctttgctttatcttggtcaggtcgcaattgcaaatgagaacttgttctcaacttgcctacctggttaaataaaggtgttctcaacttgcctacctggttaaataaaggttttctcaacttgcctacctggttaaataaagttaaaataaacaaataaataaaaaagtggaACAGCTGATGCAAAATGTAAATACTAATCAATGTGTAAGCAAAAGGTTGAAGGGTATCTAGTGTGTTAAAAAACAAGGAGCAAGTTGTTCTAAGGCTTGTGGCCTAGATTGACCCTGGTCACATCATAAAGACTAGGCAGAAACCCTATTGGATGCAAGGAGGTGGGTGACAGGTGTTGACCCAGGGGCAATTCTGTTCCCCCAGGAGCCGCACTTTTAAATAGAGAAGGATGGGAAAACCCCTCCTATAGAAAACAGGTTGTTGGCATAGCAGATGGTCTGAGACGTTTACCTGAACGTCTCTGTTTTGTATTCTGTTAACCTTGCCTATTATGGATCATAGTCTGGCTATTCTGTCCTGTTAcaaatttttttaaagaataaagcATAGGCTGTATAGCAAAACACTGTAACGCAGTTTAGGATTGGTAGCAGCACACATTGTCAAATCATTGCAAACAAGCACAAAACACTGCAGAGGTGAGCATAAATACAGATATATGTGTATATGCTGCTGCTGAGGTGAGTAAccattttatttacctttatttaactaggcaagtcagttaagaacaaattcttattttcaatgacagcctaggaacagtgggttaactgcctgttcaggggcagaacaccagatttgtaccttgtcagcttggggatttgaacttgcaaccttccagttactagtccaaagctctaaccactaggctacactgccgcccAATAACTAAATAGATGGGCCgagtatatacatacatacatacatacgtacgtCATACACACAGCACTCACCCCTCTCCCCGACTCTGAACAGCTGCACTCTGGTGTCTTccctcccatccttctccctttCCCACACTATATATCTGCTGCTgcttctctactgttctctcatctTCTGGTCCTAATTTTTCacaccccttcctccctccttttttctctttctctctctcgtcgtCATTGCTCGTCGTCATTGCCTGGGAGAAGCCCCATACTCTCCATTTTCCATTCCCCGCAGGCTGTGTTTTATCGATCGTGACACAGATCAGATGCCAGGAATGTATCCTTTTAACAAAGAGCAGGCTGTTGCCATAGCAACCACAaaccctccctcccatcccctcttTGTGGTCTGCCAATCAAATTAATGAAAAAGAATAAAGGAAAAAACATTATTTGAATATATTTAAAATAGTTGCTTCATTAACTTGTAAGCATCAAGTTTACAGTCTCTCAACTGTCAGCCTGCCTGGCTATTTGTCGAGCTGTCTGATTGCCTATCCCTCTGTTGGTCTCTGGGTATCTATCTACCTTTCTTAAAGTCTGTCTGGGTCTTCTTATTGGTCTGCCTTTACCTATCtggtacctgtctgtctgtctctcttgagactgtgtatgtgtgtgtgtctgtctgtgtgccaaTTAGTATTTCCGACAATCTGTCAGTGAGTCTAagtctgtctctggatctgtccaACTACCTGTCTCTATCAGTCTATCAAGTTACCAGTCTATACATCTCACTGCTGGTGTATCTATTGGTCTGTACAGAATGTCGTGTCAATTAGTCAGTCTTTCT contains:
- the LOC110505663 gene encoding leucine-rich repeat and immunoglobulin-like domain-containing nogo receptor-interacting protein 2 encodes the protein MRRSALYHCHPLLGGALLLLLASCAMGCPARCDCSAQTKSVSCHRKRLPTIPEGIPIETRLLDLSKNKLRSITPDNFSSFLQLEDLDLSDNLIGVVEPGSFKFQLSLRSLNFHSNLLQLVPAGVLSGLANLTSLDLSHNRLVVLLDHGFQDLRRLMSLEVGDNELVFISQRAFTGLLGLQSLTLERCNLTVVPTDALGHLHSLVELRLRHLGIGTLKPYSFKRLPRLRHLEIDYWPWLEVLPALSLHSLNLTTLSVTNTNLSSFPGHALRNLPYLTHLNLSFCHIQHIQQGVLDQLPRLQELHLRGAQLVYIEPLAFLGLPALHVLDVSHNQLDSVERAVFKSPDSLQTLLIGGNPLVCDCRLLWLLSGRKPPFLQLPDPQPECSAPERLRGKPLLDLKEPLVTRYVICTKPRIGPNTTQLLLADEGKPVRLNCIADGAPRPSMAWVTPHRQYVTVKSTGRVTVHTDGTLEIKAAELHDSGVYLCVASNAAGNASLSASLAVKSLGISDTLLYANKIGLLADSNGTWANGTVLYNMTNPIDLKTIIISTAMGCLSFLGVVIFCFLLLFAWSRGKGRHKSNFDMEYVPRKSNGTAAEATETSGPRRVNMKMI